A segment of the Bacillus licheniformis DSM 13 = ATCC 14580 genome:
CAGGCGGCCGAGCGTATTGCAATAATCCAGCAGCAATGGCGGAATGAGAAACCGGCTGACCGCTGCTTTATCAAGGAGAGTATATGCGGCAATAATGCCGCCGACCGCCAGCCCGTAAAGAACCGGTGTGAACGAGCCTGATTCTTTTAACCGCTTCACTCCCCCTGTAAAAAAAAGAATGCTGATCACAATCAATAGAATCCCTATAATAGCGGGCAGCGTCAACGTCTCGCCAAAAAAGGCGACCGCCAGCATGCAGGTGAGCAGCGGGCCTGTCCCCCTCGCGATCGGATAGACAAGGGAGAGATCGCCCTTTTTGTATCCTTTTTGAAGAACAAGAAAAAAGCCCAAGTGAGCAAGGATGCTCGCCATGATGATGACAAGCTGCCAGATGCCGATCTCAGGCTTTTCATATATGACGACACCTATGGCCAACGGCGTGTAGATGACGGCTGCAATCGCTGTGAACAGCCAGATAAACGGAACGCCTCCATCGGCTTTTTTAGAAAGATAGTTCCACGATGCATGGATAAATGCAGAACATAATAATACGCAAAAACCCACGACAGTCATTACACAGCCCTCCGTCCATCATAAAAGAGATCAATGCTTGATGACAATGTAGCGCTTCAATTCCCCGTGCCACTTCTTTCCTTTGACGGCATCCACCCAGACGTCATACTTGCCCGGTTTCAGCTTTTTCGTCGGAAAGCTCACCCGAAAATGAGGCTTTCCGCGCGTTAAATGAACATCTCGATAGATCAGGACAGTCCCTTTTTTATTGATCAGCCTGACGGCAATCATCGTTCCCGTAACAGGGCTTTTTCCAGTGACAACGATCGAAGTGGCTGATTTCGTATATGTATTGGCATCCGTCCTGAATTTCACCGCGCCTTTGGAAGGCATAGCAAAGGCTTCTGTACTCCCGGCAAATGCGGCCAGCAAGAAAACAGCGGCTATCAACACAGCCTTTTTCAACATTTTCACTGGTCATATCCTTTCTTATACAGTATGAATGTCACATGCTATACCCTTCATTATACATGACAATATGATCTAATAAAGATATTTGACAAGAAGATCCTGTTCTTCTTTAATGGACAAATACTGTATAAAGGAGGTGATTTAATGTATTAAGCAAAGATGAAAAAATGAAACCCGCATATAGAAGAAGTTACTGTTGAAATACAAGGCTATGAATTTACCGGCTTTTCAACTGTCTGTCCCACTTTTATAGAAGAGGGTAAAGAGTATCCCGTCATGATCAAAATTTACCATTTTCTAATCATGAAGCATTCCCCAATCGTAAAACCTATGATAAAGACCGCGCAAGCTGAGGAGTAATTCGGATTTTCCATTGACACCTCGCAAATTGCGAATCCGGTCCCCACTTCCAAAAGAATAAACAGATAAGATACGATTCTGGATTTTAAATAGCTTGCCATAGACCGACCTTTCTTTCTGCGATTACTTAAAATAATAATCAAGTAATCAAAATTTGAGGTTTTAATAATGCTGGGGGAAATTCTTTTTTATAGTAAGAAATCCTGCTGCTTTAACTACCCCTAGAACGATTTAGTTTACATGTAGAAAAGCACTCCTTTGAATTTGTCTTCTCGCATTAACTGTTATCCGGTAGAATTCCACTGCATCTCGAATTTTTTCTTTTTTCTCTAATAGTTCAGCCGCTATAAGACCGTATTCCTCCATGTCTGCATACTTGCCTTTACTTTCGAAAAACTTGAACGATTCGCGAACCATATCCAGATCAAATGAAAGATAAAGCCCTTTTATTAAATCAAACTTTGCAAGCATATCTAAATTCTTGTTCTTTTCAGCCAACTCTTTGCCTTCATAGTATAGGTCATCAGTTATTGACAACTTCCCTTGCTTTGCCCTGACATGTGCGAGGTTGAATAATGTTTTTGGCAAAAAACTATGCTTCTCCTCTTTATAAAGGTTCAGAGCTCTTTGAAAATTGTAGGTTGCTTTATCGACATCTTCCAATTTATTGTAGCATATTCCGATATTTAAATGTGATGAACCCATAAGATGAAGAATTCCTTGTGTCTCTGACTCTTTAAGCTCTTTATTTAAATTATGTAGAGCTTTTTCGGGATACATATGATCTAGCCAGTTACCTGCAATAATAAACTGACTTTGTACTCGACGCTCACCGTAAGTATCATACTTTTTGAATAAGTTATACGCACGACTTGCATAATTCATCGAAAAGATGGTTTGTTTCATATGGTAATACACTTCAGATGCCTTGAAATAAAATTCAGCCTTTTCCAGTTCATCACAATCAAAAGAATCGAGTTTTTTCTCGGCATCCCTATAAAAATTCAGCGCAAGGATTAATTCTTTTTGTCTGAAATGATACATTCCAGCGAAAAAATGATAATAATAATCCAACATTCCTTCCAGATTATTCTGATCGCGAATCTTTTTGAACTCATCAAAACGACTATTTAAATTTACACCGGGTTTAGAATACATATAATCAAGTTGAAGATTATGCCGGAAGAGCAGTAAGTTGTAATAGACAATCACATCCTGATTTTGTTCCATTTGTTCTAATTCTCGTTCAACTTCTTTCTTAGTATCCTCAGCCTTGCCTGTCCAATTGTTTTTTAAGGCTGTATACCAAAAATTCATTTT
Coding sequences within it:
- a CDS encoding DMT family transporter — translated: MTVVGFCVLLCSAFIHASWNYLSKKADGGVPFIWLFTAIAAVIYTPLAIGVVIYEKPEIGIWQLVIIMASILAHLGFFLVLQKGYKKGDLSLVYPIARGTGPLLTCMLAVAFFGETLTLPAIIGILLIVISILFFTGGVKRLKESGSFTPVLYGLAVGGIIAAYTLLDKAAVSRFLIPPLLLDYCNTLGRLVILTPYAAKSWSEVRFEWKHHRMEAVGVGVFNSLAYILALSVMVFAPVSYVAPVREISILIGTVMGAVLLSEGFGRLRIIAAALMVLGVISVAAG
- a CDS encoding RapH N-terminal domain-containing protein; the protein is MSVIPYDLVATKMNFWYTALKNNWTGKAEDTKKEVERELEQMEQNQDVIVYYNLLLFRHNLQLDYMYSKPGVNLNSRFDEFKKIRDQNNLEGMLDYYYHFFAGMYHFRQKELILALNFYRDAEKKLDSFDCDELEKAEFYFKASEVYYHMKQTIFSMNYASRAYNLFKKYDTYGERRVQSQFIIAGNWLDHMYPEKALHNLNKELKESETQGILHLMGSSHLNIGICYNKLEDVDKATYNFQRALNLYKEEKHSFLPKTLFNLAHVRAKQGKLSITDDLYYEGKELAEKNKNLDMLAKFDLIKGLYLSFDLDMVRESFKFFESKGKYADMEEYGLIAAELLEKKEKIRDAVEFYRITVNARRQIQRSAFLHVN